CGAGTTCGAGCGTGAGCGACCGCAGCAATGCTTCGGCGTCGCGCTCGAGGGCCTGCGCCGCACCGGCGATCAGTCGTGCATCTTGAACCTCAACGCCGCAGAGGCCGCCTTCGCCGTCTTCCGCTTCGACGAGGTCGAGCGGCTGGCGAACCGCTCCTTGCAGGCGCCGATTCACGATTGTCCGGCCTCGGCCCATACACACCTCGCCAACCTCTATCTGCTACAAGGCGACTTCCGACGCGCCATCGCCGCCGTGCAAGAGGCTCGCGCCCAGAGCGTACCGCGCCGCCTGCGGCAGCAGTTCGAGATGAACTTCACCGCCTGGCTGACACGCCTGCTCTTTGCGCTCGGCCGCTTCGATCGCGCCTTTGAGCTGGCGGAGCGCGTACTGGAGGCACCCGACCGTGTCGGTCTGCTCAGCTATTCGGCGGAGCTGATGGAGACGATCTATACGCTCGACGACTACGCCGCGCTGCAGGGACGCATCGAGCAGCTCCGCGAAGAGCGCAGCGCCCGTGGGGGCCTGCGCGATCGTCTGGGTCGCGGGCTGGAGCTGCTGCGGCTGCGCTTGCTGGCCTGGGCCCGGCGACGGCAGGCAGCGCGGCTGCTGGCGCAGCATGGCCTGCTCCGCGGGCTGCTGCGGCCCTACCTCAAGCCCTTGCCCTCCTGGAATCTTCCGCTGCTCGCAGAGGTCGCCGGCGACGCGGTCGTCGGCACCGTGATTCGCGAGCTCCGCCAGTCGATCGAGATGCGCGCCGCAACCGACCCGTACTACGCTGCGGTGGAGGGCGAGGGCGCGGCGCGGCGCGCAGATCACGCCGTGGCGTTGAAACGCGGGCGCCTCGCGCTTCAGCAGCTGCCGGACGAAGAGGTCCTGCTGCGGGCCCGCGTCGCCGCCTGGACGGGGGCCAGCGCCTACGCGCTCGGCGACCGCCTGCAGGCGCGCCAGGCCTTCGAGGAGGTGCTCGATCGTTGGCCGACCGCCCTGCGCGTGCTCGGCCTGCCGCTGCCCGTCCGCATTCGCGCTGACGCCACCCCCGCAGCGCAGCTCGTCGCGGCGCGGCTGGAGCACTCGCGGCGCCTGACCACCGATGCCCTGGGCCTCGGCTTCGTCGTCGCCGTCAATGCCCGCGGCAGGGCGCTGGAGCTCTGCCTCTTGGCGCCACGCGGGCGGCGCGTCGACTGCGTGCAGGGACCCGCGCCGGGCAGCGCTCAGGACGAAGCGGCGATCGTGGCGCTGATCGACGCCTTTCACCGGCAAGCGTTTGCGCCGAAGATCGACCTCACCCAGCAGGACATCAACGGCCTCGACGGAAGCGCCGTGGGCGGCAGGGCCGACGACGTGATCAAGAAGGCCTTGGGGGACTGAGCGATGGCAGGCGAAGAGTCGCGCTGGCCGCCGCGCCTGGTCGCGGTCGCGGTGCTGGTGATCGGCCTCGGCGTGCAGCTGGACCGTGCCGCTGGTGAGGCCAGCGCCACAGCGGAAGGCGCTGGCGTGGTCGCCGCAGCCCCGCCCTGCCGCAAGGCCGGTGGTCGCTGGACGACCCAGCGCGACGGTGAGGGCTGTTTGCTGCGCGGCCATCGCGAGGGCGTCTGGCGCTCGCGACCCGGTGCCGAGGAGACCTGGCTCCGTCACTACCAGCACGGCGTGCTCGAAGGGCCAGCATATTCCTACGGACCCGACTGCAGCCGGCTCCTCGAGGGCCGCTACGCGCGCGGCGAGCGCGAAGGCCGGTGGCACGAGTACCATCCCGGGGGCACGCTGGCGGCGACCGGTAGCTATCGCGCCGGGCGGCGCGTCGGCCTCTGGAGCTTCCACGACGCCACCGGCACGCGGATTCGGCAGGGACCCTTCGTCGACGGACGGGCAGAGGGGACCTTCGAGGAGTGGTTCGCCAACGGCCAGCCCTGGCATCAGGTCACCTTTCGCGCCGACGAGCGCCAGGGGCCAACCGAGGCGCGCTGCCGCGAGCGCGGCGGCAAGTGGCAGCAGGATTACGACGAGCGGGTGGAGGGCTGCCAGGTCGACGGACTGCGCGAGGGCGCCTGGGCCGGGTGGCATGCCGGCGGCCAGCTCGCCTGGCGCGGCACCTACCGGCGAGGCCTCCTGCACGGGACCTTCAGCGAGTTCCACCCCGACGGCCATCGGCTGCACCGCGGCGAGTACCGCGAGGACGTCCCGGTCGGCACGCACGTCTTTCGCCGCGCCGATGGCACGGTGCTCGGCAGCTCGACAATCGTCGCCGGCGAGGGCGACTGGCTGGCCTACTTCCCCAACGGGAAGCCGAGCGTCCGCGGCCGCTATCGCGCGGGGCGTTGGGACGGCGTCTGGGTGCACTACTACGAACGGGGCACGGCCAAGGAGCGCGTCACCTACAGCGCGGGCCGCGCCGATGGCCCCTACCAGCGCTTCTACGAGGACGGCGCGCTGATGGTGCAGGGCCGCTACGCCAAGGCGCAGCGGACGGGGTATTGGGAGGCCTTCTATCCCAACGGCGTCAGGGTCTGGGCCGGGCGCTTTGCAAACGACCTGCGCCAGGGTCCATGGCAGGAGTGGTACTACACGGGCGTCCTCAGGCAGAAGGGGCCCTTTGTCGCCGACCAGCGCGATGGCGTCTGGACCACCTTCGGCCCGGAGGGCAAGCGCACCAGCGCGGGGCCCTATCGCGCCGGCCAGCGCGACGGCGAGTTCACCCTCTGGTGGGAGTCGGGGCGTCCGTGGCGCAGGGTTTCCTTCCGCCTCGACACACCGCTCGACCGCGAAGAGGCCCTTTGTCTCAGCCGCGGCGGACAGCCACTGGTCGACACCACCGAGCGCGTCACGGGCTGTCAGCGCTGCTACCCGCTGCCCGATGGCAAGACGCAGCAGCAACGCGTCGGCTGGTGGAGCTGGTGGCACGCCAACGGCAAGGTGCAACGCGCCGGCGAGTACGTCGACGGCCACCGCGAGGGCCCCTGGACCTTCTACTTCGATAACGGTCAGCGCATGCTCGCGGGCAACTTCGAGGTGGACCACGAGACTACCCTTTGGCGCGGCTGGTTTCGCGACGGCACGCTACGCGTCGAGGGCTCCTACGCCGACGGCCTGCCGATCGGTCGCTGGACCATGTTCCACCCCAACGGCCGCCGCGCGGCCTCGGGCGACTACCGCGCCGGCAAGCGTGAAGGACCCTGGCTGGAATGGCACCCCACCGGGCGCATCGCCGAGCAGGGCAGCTACGTCGGCGGCCAGGCCGTCGGCCCCTGGTCGAGGACCTGGCCGAACGGTGCACGCAGCAGCAGGGGCCAGTACCGCGACGGCCAACGCACCGACACCTGGACCTGGTGGCGCCCCGATGGCCGACTCTGGCTCAAGCGCAACTATCAGGCGGGTCGCGAGGTAGCGAGCGGCACCCCGCTCCAGCCTCAGCGCGAGCCTGCAGCCGCGCGACCCGAGCAGAGGCCCCAGCAGCTCGCGCCGCTCCCCTAGCAGACGACGCCCCTTACCCTTGCTCGGTCGGCCGCCTCGTCGTCGCCGCGGCCGACAGCCGGCGTTGACACGACAGCCGGCGCGCCTTGACCCTTCGCGCGTCGGGGTCATAGGCTGCTGTGTTGGCAGCTCTCAGGCGGAGATCCCATGGCGCTCAAATCCGGCCCCCGTAACAGCTTCGGCACCAGACGCAGCTTGCAGACGGCCTCGGGCCCCGTCGCGTATTACAGCCTCAACGCCCTGGCCGAGAGCGGCGTCGCGGACGTCACGCGACTGCCCTACTCGATCAAGGTGCTGCTGGAGGCCTTGCTGCGCGGCGAGGACGGCCACGCCGTGCGGCGCGATGACGTGGCCAAGCTCTGTGGCTACGATCCGCAGCGCCCAGGCGAGCTCGAAATCCCCTTCAAGCCAGCGCGCGTGATTCTGCAGGACTTCACCGGCGTGCCGGCCGTCGTCGACCTCGCCGCGATGCGCAGCGCCCTGGCGACGCTCGGCGGCGACCCGACCCAGATCAATCCCCAATGCCCCGTCGACCTGGTGATCGACCACAGCGTGCAGGTCGACGCCTACGGCTCAGCGAGCGCGCTGGCCCGCAACGCCGAGCTGGAGTTCGAGCGCAACCACGAGCGCTACGCCTTCCTCCGCTGGGGGCAGCAGGCCTTCAGCAACTTCCGCGTCGTGCCGCCGGCGAGCGGCATCGTCCACCAGGTCAACCTGGAATACCTCGCCACCTGCGTGCAGCAAGGGACCGAGAGCCCTTCCGGCGAGGCAGGGCCCGTGCTCTATCCCGACACGGTCGTCGGCACGGACTCGCATACGACGATGATCAACGGCCTCGGGGTGCTGGGCTGGGGCGTCGGCGGCATCGAGGCCGAGGCCGTCATGCTCGGCCAGCCGATCTACCTGCTCGCGCCCGAGGTCGTCGGTATGCGCCTGATCGGCGAACTGCCCGAGGGCGTCACGGCCACCGACCTGACGCTGGGGGTGACGCAGCTCCTGCGTGAACACGGGGTGGTCAACAAGTTCGTCGAGTTCTGCGGGTCCGGCCTGGCGGCGCTCTCGCTCGCCGACCGCGCCACGGTGGCCAATATGGCGCCCGAGTACGGCGCGACGATGGGCTTCTTCCCGGTCGACGACGAGACCCTGCGCTACCTGCGGCGCACGGGGCGCTCAGCCGCGCGACTCGATCAGGTCGAGCGCTACTGCAAGGAGCAGGGGCTCTTCCGCGGCGCCCAGGCCGCAGAGCCGCACTTCGCCGCCGTGCTCGAGCTGGACCTGAAGACGATCGAGCCCTGCGTCGCCGGTCCCAAGCGGCCCCAGGATCGCGTCGCCGTGTCGCGGCTGCGCGAGTCGTGGCAGCAGTCCCTGCGCGCTTCGACCGAGCAGCGCGGCTTCGCGCTGTCGGAGGCGCAGACGAGCGAGCGCGCGACCGTCAGCTACCCCGACGGCCGCACCGCTGCCCTAACCCACGGTAGCGTCGTAATCGCCGCGATCACGAGCTGCACCAACACCAGCAACCCCTCGGTGCTGCTCGCCGCCGGCCTGCTCGCCAAGAAGGCCGTCGAGGCCGGCTTGAGCGTCGGGCCGACGGTCAAGACCAGCTTGGCCCCCGGCTCGCGCGTGGTCACTGAGTACCTCGACCGAGCAGGACTCAGCTCGCACCTCGACGCGCTCGGCTTCCAGACGGTGGGCTACGGCTGCACGACCTGCATCGGCAACAGCGGCCCGCTGCCGGCACCCGTGATGGCTGCCATCGAAGAGGGCAAGCTGGTCGTCGCCAGCGTGCTCTCGGGCAATCGCAACTTCGAGGGCCGCATCAATCCGCACACGCGCGCCAACTACCTGGCCTCACCGCCGCTGGTGGTGGCCTACGCGCTGGCGGGAACCGTCGACATCGACCTCGATCAGGAGCCGCTCGGTTATGGCCGCGAGGGGCAGCGCGTCTACCTCCGTGACCTCTGGCCGACCCAGGCCGAGATCGCCGCCCACCTCGATGCCGCCCAGGATCCCGAGGTCTTTCGCCGCTGCTACGCAGGCATCGAGCAGGGCAACGCGCAGTGGAACACGATTCCAATCAGCGGCGGCACGCTCTACGAATGGAACGCGCAAAGCACCTACATCCAGCAGCCGCCCTTCTTCGTCGACATGGCGCCCGCGCCGCAGCCGATCGCGCCGATCGCCGACGCCCGACTGCTCGCGCTGCTCGGCGACAGCGTCACCACCGACCACATCAGCCCCGCGGGATCGATCGCCAAGAGCAGCCCGGCCGGCGCCTACCTGCTGCAGCACGGCGTCGCCCACCAGGACTTCAACTCCTATGGTGCGCGCCGCGGCAACGACCGCGTGATGACGCGCGGCACGTTCGCCAATATCCGCCTGCGCAATCGGCTCACGCCCGGCAAGGAAGGCGGCTTCACCACGCACTTCCCGAGCCTTGAGGTGCTGACGATCTTCGAGGCCGCGCAGCGCTACCGCTACGCCGGGGTGCCGACGATCGTGCTGGCGGGCCACGACTACGGCATGGGCAGCAGCCGTGACTGGGCCGCCAAGGGCACCTACCTGCTGGGTGTGCGCGCGGTCATCGCGCGCTCGTTCGAGCGCATTCATCGCAGCAACCTCGTGGGGATGGGCGTGCTCCCGCTCGAGCTCGTCGAGGACGCCGCGCCGACTGCCTTGGCGCTGAGCGGACGCGAGCTGCTCTCGATCGCCATCGACGACAAGCTGCGGCCGCGGCAGCGTGTTCGCGTCGAGGCGCGCGGCGAGGACGGCAGCGTGCGCAGCTTCGAGACGATCTGCCGCATCGATACGCCGGTCGAGGTCGAGTACTACCGCAACGGCGGCATCCTGCACACGGTGCTGCGTCAGCTGCTGCGCAACCGCTGAGCGCGCGACAGGAACCGGCAAGCGGTGACGCACCACCATCCAAGCTCCGTCGGCGCCGCGGGCGCGCCCACGGCCAGCGCTCTGCTGATGCCGGTGGCTTCACCGCTGCCGCAGGACGTCGCGGTCTCCTTCGAGTTCTTCCCGCCCAAGGACGATAAGGCCGAAGCGCGCCTCTGGGCGGCCATCGACCGACTGGCCGTTTTGCGCCCGGCCTACGTCTCGGTGACCTATGGCGCCGGTGGCTCGACGCGCGAGCGCACCCACGCGACCGTCGCGCGGCTGCGCCGCGAGACGGCGCTGGAGCCAGCAGCGCACCTGACCTGCGTCGGCGCGAGTCGCGCCGAGATCGACGCGATCGCCAGGCACTACTGGGAGGTGGGAGTGCGTCACATCGTCGCCCTACGCGGCGATCCCCCGGCGGGGAGCACGCGCTACGAGCCGCATCCGGAAGGCTACGCCTACGCGGCCGACCTCGTCGCGGGCCTGCGCCGCGTCGCGGACTTCGAGATCAGCGTCGCCGCCTATCCCGAGCTGCACCCCGAGGCGAGCAGCGCCCAGGCGGATCTCGACGCCCTCAAGCGCAAGCTCGACGCCGGCGCCACCGAGGCGATCACGCAGTTCTTCTTCGACGTCGAGGTGTACTTCCGCTTTCTCGATCGCGCCCTCGCAGCGGGCATCACCGCGCCGCTGATTCCGGGCATCCTCCCCGTCACCCACTTCGCCCAGATGGCGCGCTTCGCCGCCAGCGCCGGTGCCAGCGTGCCGCGCTGGGTCGCCGAGCTCTTCGCCGGACTCGACGACGACGCGGAGACGCGACGGCTCGTGGCGGCCTGCGTGGCCGCCGAGCAATGCCGCGCACTGCACGCGGGCGGCGTCAAGCAGTTCCACTTCTACACGCTCAATCGCGCTGACCTGACCTTCGCCATCTGCCACATCCTCGGCGTCCGCCCGCGACCCACGGCGGGCTGAAGCGCCAGCGGCTGCCCGGGGGCAAGGTCCGCCCGCTGCAGGCGTCGACCGCGCGCGAATCGCTCTGGCCGGCGCGAATGACCACTCGATCGACGAGGATCCGGGTCGCACGCAGGGCCAACTCGGCGTCGTCGACCTGGCCTACGTCAGCGAACATGTCTTCGGCACCACCAACGTGGCGGCGCACGACGTGGCGCATCAATTCGACGCCGCCGCCCCGCGGACCCTCCAGGACTGCATCACGACGCTCTACCAGCGTGCGCGCACTGCCGGCGTGTTCGCCGACGCCTACGCCGCGACGAACAGGGCGGAGTACTTCGCCCAGGGCGTGACCCACTACAGCGTCGAACCAGCTGCCAGCGCCACCTTCGGCCTCACCCGCCAATGGCTAGCCGACCACGACCCCGATCTCTACGACCTGCTGCGCACCATCGGCGCAGCCACCACACCGCTCGCATCGATTACCTGCCCGCAGCAGTAGCTGAGCGGTTCAGCTCTCCCGGGTTTGGGTCGCCGGGGTCGCCGGGCTCTGCGCGCGCGCGGTCCAAGCAGAGCGGCGGGCGCCTGATCTCGACTCGGCCGTTGGGATAGAAGTCCGCGAACTCGAGCTGCCGCGCCGTCTCCAGGCGGTCGGCCACGGCCTCGGCGCGTTCGAGCCCGAGCCGCATTCTGAAGGCCCCCAGCTCGCCGCGCATCCGGTGCTGGAGGCGCTGAATGCGCTGCAGCGTCGAGAGGTACGCACCGCGCCAGATCTCGAGATAGGGCCGATGGTCGAAGGGACTGACCGACATCAGCTGCCGCAGGCGATTCGCGGGCAAAAAGGTATAGGAGCGCACATCTGGGAAGCGGCGCAGCACCCAGCCGCGCGTGTTCTCAAAGCGCGTATACGAGACGGTGCGGATGTTCTGATCGAAATTGAAGAGCATGCCTCGCGCACTGGCGAAGCCCGGCGCGCGAGAGACGAAGGGCACAAAGGGATCGAGCACGAAGATCAGCCCCGCCCCGCGCTTGATCGCCTCGACGAAGTTCGAGGTGCGCGTCACGCCGCCATCCTCGTAGAAGCGGCCACCGATCCGCGTCGCGCCAAACGCTGGGTTGAGGCTGAGCGAGGCGCGAATCGCCACACTGATCGGGACGTCGTCGTGCCCGGTCGAGCCGAAGATCACGTGCTCGCGCTCGTCCTGGTCGGTGACCCCGATGAAGAGCGGGCGCGGCAGCAGACGGAAGTCGTTGGTCGCGCCCGGCGCCAGCAGCGCCTGGCGAATGGTCCGCTCGAAGCCGTCGGCGCGAAAGAGCGGCACCATCAGCTCGGCCGAGTCGAAGAAGAGCGACTCGAACGAGGGCCCACCACCGAAGGGAATCAGCCGGCGTAGGGCCGCCGCTCCCAGCTGCGCGCCGCGCCAGATCCGCCTTCCCAGCGCCGGATAGTCGACGTGCGAGAGCCGAAAGAGCCGCATGTCGATGCGCCCGAGCCGGCCGCCCTCGACGCCCGCGACCGAGGCCATGAACTCATCGATCGAGTAGCCCGCGGCGATCAGTCCGGTAACCACGGCGCCCGCGCTGATACCGAAGTAGAGGTCGAAGTCGTTGATGCCATGCCCGCCCAGACAGTCATCGAGGCACTTCAGCGCGCCCATCTCGAAGTAGATGCCGGTGATGCCGCCGCCCGCCGCGCAGAGGGCGCGCTTCTCGCGGCGCGGCGCGGTCAGCAGCCGGTGGGTCTCGGCGAGCAGCAACTGGGCGAGCTCGACCTGGCCGGCGCTCGGCTCGCCGGCGCCCGCCTCGGAGAGCGGCTGAGTGCTCGCCTGGCGTTGCCGCAAGACGGCGCCGATGCCGCGCCGTCCCAGCGCCAGAATCAACCGATCGACCGCCGTCGTGTCTGCAGCCGGCAGCAGCGCGACGATGCGATGGAAGCCGAAGCGCGTCTCGATATCCGAAAGCTCGTCGAGGCGGTCGATCAGGCCGACCATTTCATCGGCCCGCACGTCAATGCAGGTATCGTCGACCAGGCAGCGCAGGTCGACCACGAGCAGGTTGACATAGGTCGTCTGCAGCGCCTCGAGCAAGCGCTCATGGTCGAGCTGCAGCTCCCAGAGCGTCTGCAGCCCAAGGCAGTCGAGCTGCATCCGCGAGCTCTCGGGGTCGGGGCAGCTGCAGCCGCTCACGCGTCCGAGCGCCCGCTTCAGCGCCGTGAACGCAGCCTCCGAGGGTCCGAAATAGACGACGCGCTGGGGCGGCAACTCGATCGGCGGAGACGCCTGCTCGTCACCGCCATCGACCGTCAGGGAAAGCGGGGCTCGCGTCATGCTCAGCTCGCGCGATAGGTGTCGACCGACCCCTTCACTCTAGCACGGCCGCCGGCGCTCCAGCGGCAGCACGCCCTCGAGGCCGATCGACTGCACCGAGGCGGCGGGGCTCAGAGCTCGAGCAGCAGCCGCTCGGGCGCCGCGACCGCGTCGACGACATGCCGCAAGAAGCTGACGGCCTCGCGGCCATCGACGATGCGGTGGTCGTAGGAAAGCGCCAGATACATCATCGGCCGCGCCTCGATGCGATCGTGCTGGTCGACCACCACGGGGCGCCGCTTGATCGTGTGCATGCCGAGAATGCCGCACTGCGGCGGGTTGAGGATCGGCGTCGACAACAAAGAGCCGTAGACACCGCCGTTGGAGAGGGTAAAACAGCCGCCCTGCAGCTCGGAGAGCTCGAGCCGTCCCGTGGCGGCGCGCTCGGCGAGCGCGGCGATACCACCTTCGATCGCCGCCAAGCCGAGCCGATCGACGTCGCGGAGCACGGGGACGACCAGCCCGCGCTCGCTGCCCACCGCCACACCGAGGTCGTAGTAGTGCTGCTCGACGAGCTCGTCCCCATCGAGCCGCGCGTTGAAGGCCGGCACGCGCCTCAGCGCCTCGACCACAGCTTTGACGAAGAAGGACATCAACCCGAGCTTGATGCCGTGGCGCCGCACGAAGTCCTCCTGATGGCGCGCGCGCAGCGCCAGCACGGCGCTCATGTCGACCTCGTTGAAGGTCGTCAGAATCGCCGCCTGCTGCTGCGCCTGTACGAGGCGCTCGGCCACGCGCCGACGCAGGCTGCTCAGGGTGCGGCGCGTCTCGCGCGCCGCTGGAGGCGCGCAGGCCGGCTGCGACCCGACCGTGGCCTCAGTAATCAGCCGCGACGCCTCAGCCCGCGCGTCCCTCCCCTCAGCGGCCACCTGCCCCAGACGGGCGCGGTCGAGGCCGTGAGCCCGGGCCAGCCGGCGCAGTGAGGGCGGGAGGACGGTCGCCGCGGGAGACGGCAGCGGCGCAGGAGCCTCCGCCGGCGCACTTTCCACGGGAGATGCGTCGGGCTGGGTGGCAGGGCTTGGGGCCGCCGCCTGCTGCGCCTCGTCGATCACGCCGACGACCTCGCCCACGCGCACCTGGGCCCCGGCCGCCGTGCGAATGCCCAGGCACCCGGCCGCCGGCGAGTCGATCTGCATCGTGATCTTATCGGTCTCGAGCTCGAAGAGCGGCTGGTCGCGCGCGACCAGCTCACCCTCCGCGGCCTTCCAAGCGACGAGCACGCCCTCGCGAATCGACTCGCCGACCGCCGGCACGACGACGTCAACGGTCATCGGCCACCTCCACCGCCCTTACGCCCGCCTCGCGGCCGTAGAGCGCCTCCTTGATCACCCATTCCTGCTCCTCCCGATGCCGGCGCAACGAGCCCGTGGCCGGACTCGCGCTGGCCTCGCGACCGACGTAGCCCAGCGGTCGATCGGGAAAGAGCGCGCGCAGTCGCGGCTCGAGAAAGCTCCAGGCGCCGCGATTCTGCGGCTCCTCCTGCGCCCACACCAGCTCCGTCGCCTCAGCATGATCGGCGACGCTGCGCCGCAGTAGGGCCTCATTCAGCGGGTAGAGCTGCTCGAGGCGCAAGAGCGCGACATCGGTCACACCATCGGTCTCGCGTCGGGCGAAGAGCTCCCAGAACAGCTTGCCACAGCAAAGCACCAGCCTGCGCGTGCGGGCCGGCGGTTGAGGATCCGGCAGCAGCTCGGCGAAGCCGCCCTCGCAGAGCGCGCGGGCCGGCGAGACGACCCGCGGGTGGCGTAACAAGCTCTTCGGCGTCATCACGATGAGCGGCAGACGCATCGCGCGCCTGACCTGGCGGCGCAGCAGGTGGAAGTACTGCGCGGGCGTCGAGGGGACACAAACCTGGACGTTCTGCCGCGCGCAACCCTGGAGGAAGCGCTCGAGATAGGCGTTGGAATGCTCCGGCCCCTGACCCTCGTAGCCGTGCGGCAACAGCAGCACGAGGCCACAGCCACGCTGCCACTTCGACTCGGCCCCGAGAATGAACTGATCGACGATCACCTGCGCGCCGTTGACGAAGTCGCCGAACTGCGCCTCCCAGAGGATCAGCATACCCGGCTCGCTCAACGCGTAGCCATACTCGAAGCCCAGCACCGCCGCCTCCGACAGCGTGCTGTTGTAAACGCAGAAATGCGCCTGCTGCGGGTGGAGCTCGTTGAGCGGCACGTAGTGCTGCGGGCTGTCCATGTGCTGCCAGACCGCGTGCCGTTGCGAGAAGGTGCCACGCGCGCTGTCCTGACCGCTCAAACGGACGGGCGTGCCCTCGCGCAGCAGGGTGCCAAAGGCCAAGAGCTCGGCAAAGCTCCAGTCGATCGCGCCGTCGCCGGCGCTGGCCTGGAGGCGCGCGGGCAGCTGGCGCGCCACCTTCGGATTGAGGCGAAACCCAGCAGGCACGCGACAGAGGACCTCGGCGACCTCCTGCAGGAGCGGCGCGGTGACCCCGGTCGCGACAGGATCGAAGCTGAAGGGCGCATCGAACCCCTCCCAGGCGCCCCCGAAGGCCTGGACCTGCACGGTCACGCTGCGCCGCCGCGCGGATTCATGCGCCTGCTCGAGCTGCTGGCGGAACTGACTCGCATGCGCCTGCGCGTCGTCGTCGGTCAGCACCCCCTCGGCGACCAGGCGGCGCAGATAGAGCTCACGCACCGACGGGCGCTCGCGCAGCTTGGCGTAGAGCATCGGCTGGGTCAGCGCCGGGTCATCGCCCTCGTTATGCCCATGACGCCGATAGCAGAGCATGTCGATCACCACGTCGGCATGGAACTGCTGGCGGAAGCGCAGCGCCAACTCGATCGCCCCGACCATCGCCTCTGGGTCGTCGCCGTTGACGTGGAGCGTGGGCGCCTCGACGATCTTCGCCACGTCGGTGGCCTGGCGGGTCGAGCGCCCCTCCTCGGGCGTCGTCGTGAAGCCGATCTGGTTATTGATCACGACGTGGAGCGTGCCGCCCGTGCGATAGCCCGGCAGCCGCGATAGGTTGAGCGTCTCGGCGACCACACCCTGCCCTGCGAACGCCGCATCGCCATGCAAGAGCAGCGGCAACACGCTGGTGCGCAGCTCCGTGTCGCCCCGCCTGCGCTGCTTGGCGCGCACCCGCCCTTGGACCACCGGGCTGACGGCCTCGAGATGGCTCGGATTGGCGGTCAGGCTGAGATGCAGCCGCTCGCCCGTCCGCGTGACCCAATCAGCGCTATAGCCCTTATGGTATTTGACGTCGCCATCGCCCTGAAAGGACTCCGGGAGGAAGTTGCCCTCGAACTCGGAGAAGATCGTCTCGTAGGA
This genomic stretch from Pseudomonadota bacterium harbors:
- a CDS encoding patatin-like phospholipase family protein is translated as MTRAPLSLTVDGGDEQASPPIELPPQRVVYFGPSEAAFTALKRALGRVSGCSCPDPESSRMQLDCLGLQTLWELQLDHERLLEALQTTYVNLLVVDLRCLVDDTCIDVRADEMVGLIDRLDELSDIETRFGFHRIVALLPAADTTAVDRLILALGRRGIGAVLRQRQASTQPLSEAGAGEPSAGQVELAQLLLAETHRLLTAPRREKRALCAAGGGITGIYFEMGALKCLDDCLGGHGINDFDLYFGISAGAVVTGLIAAGYSIDEFMASVAGVEGGRLGRIDMRLFRLSHVDYPALGRRIWRGAQLGAAALRRLIPFGGGPSFESLFFDSAELMVPLFRADGFERTIRQALLAPGATNDFRLLPRPLFIGVTDQDEREHVIFGSTGHDDVPISVAIRASLSLNPAFGATRIGGRFYEDGGVTRTSNFVEAIKRGAGLIFVLDPFVPFVSRAPGFASARGMLFNFDQNIRTVSYTRFENTRGWVLRRFPDVRSYTFLPANRLRQLMSVSPFDHRPYLEIWRGAYLSTLQRIQRLQHRMRGELGAFRMRLGLERAEAVADRLETARQLEFADFYPNGRVEIRRPPLCLDRARAEPGDPGDPNPGELNRSATAAGR
- the acnA gene encoding aconitate hydratase AcnA, whose translation is MALKSGPRNSFGTRRSLQTASGPVAYYSLNALAESGVADVTRLPYSIKVLLEALLRGEDGHAVRRDDVAKLCGYDPQRPGELEIPFKPARVILQDFTGVPAVVDLAAMRSALATLGGDPTQINPQCPVDLVIDHSVQVDAYGSASALARNAELEFERNHERYAFLRWGQQAFSNFRVVPPASGIVHQVNLEYLATCVQQGTESPSGEAGPVLYPDTVVGTDSHTTMINGLGVLGWGVGGIEAEAVMLGQPIYLLAPEVVGMRLIGELPEGVTATDLTLGVTQLLREHGVVNKFVEFCGSGLAALSLADRATVANMAPEYGATMGFFPVDDETLRYLRRTGRSAARLDQVERYCKEQGLFRGAQAAEPHFAAVLELDLKTIEPCVAGPKRPQDRVAVSRLRESWQQSLRASTEQRGFALSEAQTSERATVSYPDGRTAALTHGSVVIAAITSCTNTSNPSVLLAAGLLAKKAVEAGLSVGPTVKTSLAPGSRVVTEYLDRAGLSSHLDALGFQTVGYGCTTCIGNSGPLPAPVMAAIEEGKLVVASVLSGNRNFEGRINPHTRANYLASPPLVVAYALAGTVDIDLDQEPLGYGREGQRVYLRDLWPTQAEIAAHLDAAQDPEVFRRCYAGIEQGNAQWNTIPISGGTLYEWNAQSTYIQQPPFFVDMAPAPQPIAPIADARLLALLGDSVTTDHISPAGSIAKSSPAGAYLLQHGVAHQDFNSYGARRGNDRVMTRGTFANIRLRNRLTPGKEGGFTTHFPSLEVLTIFEAAQRYRYAGVPTIVLAGHDYGMGSSRDWAAKGTYLLGVRAVIARSFERIHRSNLVGMGVLPLELVEDAAPTALALSGRELLSIAIDDKLRPRQRVRVEARGEDGSVRSFETICRIDTPVEVEYYRNGGILHTVLRQLLRNR
- the metF gene encoding methylenetetrahydrofolate reductase — encoded protein: MPVASPLPQDVAVSFEFFPPKDDKAEARLWAAIDRLAVLRPAYVSVTYGAGGSTRERTHATVARLRRETALEPAAHLTCVGASRAEIDAIARHYWEVGVRHIVALRGDPPAGSTRYEPHPEGYAYAADLVAGLRRVADFEISVAAYPELHPEASSAQADLDALKRKLDAGATEAITQFFFDVEVYFRFLDRALAAGITAPLIPGILPVTHFAQMARFAASAGASVPRWVAELFAGLDDDAETRRLVAACVAAEQCRALHAGGVKQFHFYTLNRADLTFAICHILGVRPRPTAG
- the odhB gene encoding 2-oxoglutarate dehydrogenase complex dihydrolipoyllysine-residue succinyltransferase, which encodes MTVDVVVPAVGESIREGVLVAWKAAEGELVARDQPLFELETDKITMQIDSPAAGCLGIRTAAGAQVRVGEVVGVIDEAQQAAAPSPATQPDASPVESAPAEAPAPLPSPAATVLPPSLRRLARAHGLDRARLGQVAAEGRDARAEASRLITEATVGSQPACAPPAARETRRTLSSLRRRVAERLVQAQQQAAILTTFNEVDMSAVLALRARHQEDFVRRHGIKLGLMSFFVKAVVEALRRVPAFNARLDGDELVEQHYYDLGVAVGSERGLVVPVLRDVDRLGLAAIEGGIAALAERAATGRLELSELQGGCFTLSNGGVYGSLLSTPILNPPQCGILGMHTIKRRPVVVDQHDRIEARPMMYLALSYDHRIVDGREAVSFLRHVVDAVAAPERLLLEL